Proteins encoded in a region of the Aptenodytes patagonicus chromosome Z, bAptPat1.pri.cur, whole genome shotgun sequence genome:
- the FST gene encoding follistatin encodes MLNQRIHPGMLLLLMFLCHFMEDHTVQAGNCWLRQARNGRCQVLYKTDLSKEECCKTGRLTTSWTEEDVNDNTLFKWMIFNGGAPNCIPCKETCENVDCGPGKKCKMNKKNKPRCVCAPDCSNITWKGPVCGLDGKTYRNECALLKARCKEQPELEVQYQGKCKKTCRDVLCPGSSTCVVDQTNNAYCVTCNRICPEPTSPEQYLCGNDGITYASACHLRKATCLLGRSIGLAYEGKCIKAKSCEDIQCSAGKKCLWDFKVGRGRCALCDEICPESKSDEAVCASDNTTYPSECAMKEAACSMGVLLEVKHSGSCNSINEDPEDEEEDEDQDYSFPISSILEW; translated from the exons ATGTTAAATCAGAGAATCCACCCGGGCATGCTCTTACTCCTGATGTTTCTGTGCCACTTCATGGAAGATCACACAGTGCAGG CTGGGAACTGCTGGCTCCGGCAGGCGCGGAACGGCCGCTGCCAGGTCCTCTACAAAACCGACCTCAGCAAGGAGGAGTGCTGCAAGACCGGCCGTCTGACAACTTCGTGGACGGAAGAGGACGTCAACGACAACACGCTTTTTAAGTGGATGATTTTTAATGGGGGAGCCCCAAACTGCATCCCGTGCAAAG AAACGTGTGAGAACGTGGACTGTGGACCCGggaagaaatgtaaaatgaacaAGAAGAACAAACCTCGGTGTGTTTGTGCTCCGGATTGCTCTAATATCACTTGGAAGGGCCCCGTGTGTGGCTTAGATGGGAAAACCTACAGGAACGAGTGTGCCCTTCTCAAAGCCAGATGTAAAGAACAGCCCGAACTTGAAGTCCAGTATCAGGGCAAATGCAAAA AGACCTGTAGGGATGTTTTATGCCCAGGCAGCTCCACATGTGTGGTTGACCAAACTAATAACGCCTACTGCGTGACATGTAATCGAATTTGCCCAGAGCCTACCTCCCCTGAACAGTATCTCTGCGGGAATGATGGCATAACTTACGCCAGTGCCTGCCACCTGAGGAAAGCTACCTGCCTACTGGGCAGATCCATTGGATTAGCCTACGAAGGAAAATGCATCA AAGCCAAATCCTGTGAAGACATTCagtgcagtgctgggaagaaatgctTATGGGATTTTAAGGTTGGCAGAGGTCGGTGCGCCCTCTGCGATGAGATATGCCCTGAAAGCAAGTCAGATGAGGCAGTCTGTGCCAGCGATAACACAACTTACCCAAGCGAGTGTGCCATGAAAGAGGCAGCCTGCTCCATGGGTGTGCTTCTAGAAGTAAAGCACTCCGGATCTTGCAACT CCATTAATGAAGAcccagaggatgaagaggaagatgaagaccAGGACTACAGCTTTCCTATATCTTCCATTCTAGAGTGGTAA